The genomic stretch tgcaGAGCTCTGGGATTGAAACGTTAGTGGAGGAGCTTTGCTCCAGACTGAAAGACCTGCAGAGTAAGCAAGGTGAGGAATAAATCTTTAAACTTTTGAGGCCATATATTGTATTTTATCAAGTGTGTAACATTCTGAGatgtgggggtgggggagcaggCTGTTAATTCAGTACTATTTAATACAGGccatgcaattttaaaatatatttgaataatttcATTCAAATAGTGTGAGCAATTATGTACTGATATGCTTTGTTTACCTAGGAAATAGCCATTCACAAATGGAGTTTTCCTCAAGAAGATATGTAACTGGTTATATCCAGCTATGCATGcttttttagtaaatatttcatattcagcatatgcccccccccccccccaaggaaaTCACCATAAAGTAGGCTGGTTTCTATTCCTTTTGTATATTGATATTTGCAAAGAATAGATAGGCCTTCAAAATTGTTGTACACAGGCTATTCCTATGAGAAGCGTCCAAGTGGCCATGGCAGAAAGGTGTGCCTAAAATTTCTAGGCTTTAGGGGAATGATAATGGGGACTTCATGTTGTCAAGCATAGGGCCTGGAGCATAATGTAAAATTGTGATGTCTCCACTGAAAGTTCATTGCATGTAAATGTTTGTTCAGGCACATAGTAACAGCCTTTGGCACTTACAGTAAAATTAATATGTTTATGGTGTggtataaataataataaataaaggatAAATATTTACCTgctgaaaacatgattttagCTGTTTTGAttcccattttctgttttttgagCAGCAATTACTAGTCAGCTCTTAGTATTTCATATGCTGTGACCCTTTCCTACTGAGCCAAGATGATGCTGaccatatattaaaaaaaaaaaaagtaaaattagtgtgtatttcaactttttttttttattttatggattttAATACAAAGGATTAGAAATATTTAGAACCACCTCTCACACAGGAAATCTGACTTTACATCCACCTAAAGCACAGCAGCTACTGCAGGGGTACTTCCTTTTAGTGAAATACATGAGAAATTTGATGCAatcatttgtaaaaatatttagttaaatagttgattcttttaaaaatctttttttatatctaGCAATGTAAGAAGGAGATAAAGATTTGAGTatgaaaaagctaaaaattcaATAGAAAGTTTCCTAGTAGGGGCATTGCTAACCATGAAGGTGCATGCAGCTGCTAGCCAGTCATCTTTGGGGAAATTTGTAGGGCTTAACAAAACGGCTGTGCAAACTTGAATCTTGGGTGataatttgtaatttctttatGTGTGATAACCAGACTATAAATTGTTCTGTTATTTACAATGTTTTATGGAAATTTACTACTACTACAGGTATACATCCTGGtgctttttttatatactgTTATAAAATACACTGgctttttgaatttttctgttaagcatttggatttttcttccaaaacagaggagaagatTCACAAAAAGTTAGAAGGCTCTTTGTCTCCCGAGACTGATTTATCTCCCACAGCAAAGGATCAAGTAgaaatgtatgcattttttattattattatctgagatgcttttctcttttctccttttgctcccatattttaaaacagtgggGTTAACTTAGTGGGGATTGTGGatattaagaaataatattttttttcttgccatcttCTTTTGTTCAtcttacatatttaaatatgagCATTTGATACCATGGGCTAGTTCAATTTCTGTCAAAGTCCTGACTACTTTCTTCTGACTATATGCGGAACTCAAGTTTCCTTAAGACCAAGTCAGCTAGACAAattaaaagtcttttaaaacagCATTCCTTGACACATTAGACTTGAAGGGAAAGAACCAGTTTCCTGTCTCCAGAACTCTTTGTCTTCTCTTGCAGAAGTGGGAAACTGAAACTATTTATAACCTTTAAACTCTTTATAACCAGAGTATTCTACTAGTTATCAAGTACCTGAGTCCGGTGTTACTGATGTACTGATGAGTTTTATCACTGGCTTCTCTTGGAGATGTGAGTGCTTCTGCATCTCTTAGCAATAACCATTGCTAGCAACAGCTAGTGTTAAGTGTTGCTAAAGATGATATTTCTTCAAGATCTGATTGTGCTAATGTGATGTTGCTAAATGGATGATATTTCTTCAAGGATCTGATTGTGCTAATGTGCACTTTAGTGGCTTCTGGAGattttttaataggttttcATTGCAATTTCATATGCAGTTCTGCATAAATCTTTACTGTCAAATGTTGCAGAAAACCATATTTTCATCTTATCCCTGTTGGACAAAGTTGTTAAGTATTTTAAACTACTGTAGAACTACACTTTTTTGCAATAACTAAGATGTTTTGTTTGAAGTCAGGGTTTGTTGACTGTCTTTGCAAAACCGTGTTGGTGATGTTTGATTTCTGCAATTGCTATAGCTTTTCCTTAATACATGGACGGTCAAACTATGTAGAACTTAAAAGGTAGAAAAGATAGTATCTTATTTCacaaaggagaataaaaaaaacctgtgaaattCAGGACTGAACTGATTGAAATTCAGGACTTGCTGATTTATGATCAAAATcaaacatgtttaaaaagaCTGTAGTGAATTGCTACATTATCCAGTAAATCTGGAGTCAGGCCTTCACTGTTTTAAGCATCCACAATTTCTGTCTACAATGAAGTTTAGTACTCGCTAAAAATCAGATTGTTTTACTTggcagtatattttaaaatatatatcaatataAGCACTTTAAAAGCTTATCTTAATCTCCCCTTTGTTATCATTCAAATAAACAATGAGTGGCAATGAGTGGCATGTGCAAATGTAGAACAAACTAGATTTTGTGGCAATTAGATTGGTagcattttgctgtgtttttggTAATACTTTCTAATCTTAATGCCTGCCTGAAGTTCTGCGATCTGAACgtcagctttttgctttgctttcaggtACTATGAagcatttcctcctctttctgaaAAGCCAGTCTGCCTGCAGGAAATCATGACTGTATGGAATAAATCTAAAGTATGCTCTTACTCTAGCTCCTCATCTTCATCCACTGCTCCACCAACTAGCACGGATACATCTTCTCCAAAGGACTGCAACAGTGAAAGTGAAGTAACTAAAGACAGAAGTAATAAAGTATCTGCCACTGTACAGGAAAGAAcccagcagaagaaaagtaaaaatgagaaagaaaacaagtttagtAACAACACAGTTGAAGAGAAGCCTGTTTTGTACAAAAAGCAAGTCCGACATAAGTCTGAGGGAAAGATGCGTCCTCGCTCCTGGTCATCTGGATCCAGCGAGGCTGGCTCAAGTTCTAGTGGTAATCAAGGTGAATACAAGGCATCAATGAAATGTATTAAAGTAAGACACAAAACAAGAGAGGTTCGAAATAAAAAAGGGCGTAATGGGCAAAGCAGGCTTTCAGTGAAATCTGGTGAAAAGGCTGACAGAAAAGTCCACAGCGGAAGCAGTAGCAGCAGTAGCAGCGGGTCTGTCAAACAGCTGTGCAAAAGAGGTAAAAGGCCATTAAAAgaaattggaagaaaagaagctggCGGTAGCGATGGAAAAGATTTGTATTTAGacagcaggaatgaaaaggaatataaagaaGAACCCTTGTGGTATACTGAGCCGATTACAGAGTACTTTGTTCCTCTtagcagaaaaagcaagctgGAGACTACATACCGCAACAGAGAAGATATATGTGGCGTAACATCAGAGGCTGTAGAAGAGTTGTCTGAATCAGTGCATGGTCTTTGTATTAGCAACAATAATATTCATAAAACATACCTCGCAGCAGGTACTTTCATCGATGGTCACTTTGTAGAAATGCCTGCAGTTCTAAATGAGGATATTGACCTCGCTGGGACCTCAATATGTTCTCAACCAGAGGACGACAAATATTTAGATGATGTTCATCTGTCAGAACTAACACACTTCTATGAAGTGGATATTGATCAATCCATGTTGGATCCTGGTGCCTCAGATGCGATGCAAGGGGAGAGTCGGATTTTAAATATGATTCGAcaaaagagtaaagaaaaaactgaTTTTGAGGCAGAATGTTGCATAGTGTTAGATGGAATGGAGTTGCAAGGGGAAAGTGCAATATGGACAGATTCGACCAGCTCTGTTGGTGCTGAAGGGTGGTTCTTGCAAGACCTTAGTAATTTAGCTCAATTTTGGGAGTGCTGTTCATCTTCTAGTTCTGGTGATGCGGATGGGGAAAGTTTTGGAGGAGATTCTCCAATCAGATTCTCCCCCATCTTAGACAGCACAATGCTTAATTCACACATGCTTGCTGGCAATCAAGAGCTCTTTTCAGATATTAATGAAGGGTCTGGTATAAactcttgtttttcagtgtttgaagtGCAATGCAGTAACTCtgttttaccattttcttttgaaacactCAACTtgggaaatgaaaatgcagattcTAGTAGCACTGCTAATATTCTTGGGAAAACACAGTCTAGATTGCTAATATGGACCAAAAATAGTGCCTTTGATGAAAATGAACACTGTTCGAATCTTTCAACGAGAACCTGTAGTCCATGGTCACACTCGGAAGAAACACGTTCAGACAATGAGACTTTAAATATTCCATATGAAGAATCCACGCAATTTAATGCAGAGGATATTAATTATGTAGTTCCTAGGGTGTCTTCAAGTTATGTAGATGAAGAAATTCTAGATTTTTTGCCAGAAGAAACCTGCCAGCAACAAGCTAGAACTTTAGGAGAAATGCCCactttgattttcaaaaaaaaatctaagctaGAATCTGTCTGTGGTATTCAGCtagaacaaaaagcagaaagtaaagactATGAAACTACACAAGGATGTAGTGAAAGCAGTCCGCATGGAGATGGCTACAGCTCAGGGGTTATTAAAGATATTTGGACAAATATGACAGACAGAAATTCTGCAGCGATGGTAGAAATAGAAGGAATAGAAGATGAATTGTTTTCAACTGATGTAAATAACTATTGCTGCTGTTTGGATACAGAAGCAAAAGTTGAAACCCTCCAGGAGCCCAATAAAGCAGTGCAGAGATCAGAGTACCATCTTTGGGAAGGTCAAAAGGAGAATTTAGAGAAGAGAGCCTTTGTCTCAAATGATTTGTCAAAAGTAGATGGTGGTGACTATACTACACCATCAAAACCTTGGGATGTTAACCAGGATAAAGAAAACTCATTCATACTTGGTGGTGTGTATGGGGAGCTCAAAACATTTAACAGTGATGGAGAATGGGCAGTGGTGCCACCTAGTCACTCAAAGGGGAGCTTATTGCAATGTGCAGCTTCCGATGTGGTGACCATAGCTGGTACAGATGTTTTTATGACTCCAGGTAATAGCTTTGCCCCTGGTCATAGGCAATTATGGAGGCCATTTGTATCATTTGAACAGAATGAGCAATCAAAGAGTGGAGATAATGGATTAAATaagggtttttcttttatcttccaTGAAGACTTACTGGGAGCTTGTGGTAAC from Balearica regulorum gibbericeps isolate bBalReg1 chromosome 4, bBalReg1.pri, whole genome shotgun sequence encodes the following:
- the KIAA0232 gene encoding uncharacterized protein KIAA0232 homolog isoform X3 gives rise to the protein MKKQAAVQCLRSASDESSGIETLVEELCSRLKDLQSKQEEKIHKKLEGSLSPETDLSPTAKDQVEMYYEAFPPLSEKPVCLQEIMTVWNKSKVCSYSSSSSSSTAPPTSTDTSSPKDCNSESEVTKDRSNKVSATVQERTQQKKSKNEKENKFSNNTVEEKPVLYKKQVRHKSEGKMRPRSWSSGSSEAGSSSSGNQGEYKASMKCIKVRHKTREVRNKKGRNGQSRLSVKSGEKADRKVHSGSSSSSSSGSVKQLCKRGKRPLKEIGRKEAGGSDGKDLYLDSRNEKEYKEEPLWYTEPITEYFVPLSRKSKLETTYRNREDICGVTSEAVEELSESVHGLCISNNNIHKTYLAAGTFIDGHFVEMPAVLNEDIDLAGTSICSQPEDDKYLDDVHLSELTHFYEVDIDQSMLDPGASDAMQGESRILNMIRQKSKEKTDFEAECCIVLDGMELQGESAIWTDSTSSVGAEGWFLQDLSNLAQFWECCSSSSSGDADGESFGGDSPIRFSPILDSTMLNSHMLAGNQELFSDINEGSGINSCFSVFEVQCSNSVLPFSFETLNLGNENADSSSTANILGKTQSRLLIWTKNSAFDENEHCSNLSTRTCSPWSHSEETRSDNETLNIPYEESTQFNAEDINYVVPRVSSSYVDEEILDFLPEETCQQQARTLGEMPTLIFKKKSKLESVCGIQLEQKAESKDYETTQGCSESSPHGDGYSSGVIKDIWTNMTDRNSAAMVEIEGIEDELFSTDVNNYCCCLDTEAKVETLQEPNKAVQRSEYHLWEGQKENLEKRAFVSNDLSKVDGGDYTTPSKPWDVNQDKENSFILGGVYGELKTFNSDGEWAVVPPSHSKGSLLQCAASDVVTIAGTDVFMTPGNSFAPGHRQLWRPFVSFEQNEQSKSGDNGLNKGFSFIFHEDLLGACGNFQVEEPGLEYSFSSFDLNNPFSQVLHVECSFEPEGIASFSPSFKPKSILCSDSDSEVLHPRICGVDRTQYRAIRISPRTHFRPISASELSPGGGSESEFESEKDEGGIAVPSQVDVFEDPQADLKPLEEDAEKEGHYYGKSELESGKFLPRLKKSGMEKSAQTSLDSQEESAGMLPVGNQDPCLECSMKESLDGRVMESSKVNCRIVEPREETSRFCSCKAGCHFPMYEDNPVSSGELEERMSGSQEKQCWWEKALYSPLFPASQCEECYTNAKGENGVGEFADVKEISNDDEHLLDFNMVSSVYEARCADDINAEAKPNGFRKKIYSSDSSSSEETASEGGSEWADPYDGIHVTCKSILY
- the KIAA0232 gene encoding uncharacterized protein KIAA0232 homolog isoform X2 yields the protein MRPICTVVVDGLPSESSSSSYPGPVSVSEMSLLHALGPVQTWLGQELEKCGIDAMIYTRYVLSLLLHDSYDYDLQEQENDIFLGWEKGAYKKWGKSKKKCSDLTLEEMKKQAAVQCLRSASDESSGIETLVEELCSRLKDLQSKQEEKIHKKLEGSLSPETDLSPTAKDQVEMYYEAFPPLSEKPVCLQEIMTVWNKSKVCSYSSSSSSSTAPPTSTDTSSPKDCNSESEVTKDRSNKVSATVQERTQQKKSKNEKENKFSNNTVEEKPVLYKKQVRHKSEGKMRPRSWSSGSSEAGSSSSGNQGEYKASMKCIKVRHKTREVRNKKGRNGQSRLSVKSGEKADRKVHSGSSSSSSSGSVKQLCKRGKRPLKEIGRKEAGGSDGKDLYLDSRNEKEYKEEPLWYTEPITEYFVPLSRKSKLETTYRNREDICGVTSEAVEELSESVHGLCISNNNIHKTYLAAGTFIDGHFVEMPAVLNEDIDLAGTSICSQPEDDKYLDDVHLSELTHFYEVDIDQSMLDPGASDAMQGESRILNMIRQKSKEKTDFEAECCIVLDGMELQGESAIWTDSTSSVGAEGWFLQDLSNLAQFWECCSSSSSGDADGESFGGDSPIRFSPILDSTMLNSHMLAGNQELFSDINEGSGINSCFSVFEVQCSNSVLPFSFETLNLGNENADSSSTANILGKTQSRLLIWTKNSAFDENEHCSNLSTRTCSPWSHSEETRSDNETLNIPYEESTQFNAEDINYVVPRVSSSYVDEEILDFLPEETCQQQARTLGEMPTLIFKKKSKLESVCGIQLEQKAESKDYETTQGCSESSPHGDGYSSGVIKDIWTNMTDRNSAAMVEIEGIEDELFSTDVNNYCCCLDTEAKVETLQEPNKAVQRSEYHLWEGQKENLEKRAFVSNDLSKVDGGDYTTPSKPWDVNQDKENSFILGGVYGELKTFNSDGEWAVVPPSHSKGSLLQCAASDVVTIAGTDVFMTPGNSFAPGHRQLWRPFVSFEQNEQSKSGDNGLNKGFSFIFHEDLLGACGNFQVEEPGLEYSFSSFDLNNPFSQVLHVECSFEPEGIASFSPSFKPKSILCSDSDSEVLHPRICGVDRTQYRAIRISPRTHFRPISASELSPGGGSESEFESEKDEGGIAVPSQVDVFEDPQADLKPLEEDAEKEGHYYGKSELESGKFLPRLKKSGMEKSAQTSLDSQEESAGMLPVGNQDPCLECSMKESLDGRVMESSKVNCRIVEPREETSRFCSCKAGCHFPMYEDNPVSSGELEERMSGSQEKQCWWEKALYSPLFPASQCEECYTNAKGENGVGEFADVKEISNDDEHLLDFNMMMAFM
- the KIAA0232 gene encoding uncharacterized protein KIAA0232 homolog isoform X1, which codes for MRPICTVVVDGLPSESSSSSYPGPVSVSEMSLLHALGPVQTWLGQELEKCGIDAMIYTRYVLSLLLHDSYDYDLQEQENDIFLGWEKGAYKKWGKSKKKCSDLTLEEMKKQAAVQCLRSASDESSGIETLVEELCSRLKDLQSKQEEKIHKKLEGSLSPETDLSPTAKDQVEMYYEAFPPLSEKPVCLQEIMTVWNKSKVCSYSSSSSSSTAPPTSTDTSSPKDCNSESEVTKDRSNKVSATVQERTQQKKSKNEKENKFSNNTVEEKPVLYKKQVRHKSEGKMRPRSWSSGSSEAGSSSSGNQGEYKASMKCIKVRHKTREVRNKKGRNGQSRLSVKSGEKADRKVHSGSSSSSSSGSVKQLCKRGKRPLKEIGRKEAGGSDGKDLYLDSRNEKEYKEEPLWYTEPITEYFVPLSRKSKLETTYRNREDICGVTSEAVEELSESVHGLCISNNNIHKTYLAAGTFIDGHFVEMPAVLNEDIDLAGTSICSQPEDDKYLDDVHLSELTHFYEVDIDQSMLDPGASDAMQGESRILNMIRQKSKEKTDFEAECCIVLDGMELQGESAIWTDSTSSVGAEGWFLQDLSNLAQFWECCSSSSSGDADGESFGGDSPIRFSPILDSTMLNSHMLAGNQELFSDINEGSGINSCFSVFEVQCSNSVLPFSFETLNLGNENADSSSTANILGKTQSRLLIWTKNSAFDENEHCSNLSTRTCSPWSHSEETRSDNETLNIPYEESTQFNAEDINYVVPRVSSSYVDEEILDFLPEETCQQQARTLGEMPTLIFKKKSKLESVCGIQLEQKAESKDYETTQGCSESSPHGDGYSSGVIKDIWTNMTDRNSAAMVEIEGIEDELFSTDVNNYCCCLDTEAKVETLQEPNKAVQRSEYHLWEGQKENLEKRAFVSNDLSKVDGGDYTTPSKPWDVNQDKENSFILGGVYGELKTFNSDGEWAVVPPSHSKGSLLQCAASDVVTIAGTDVFMTPGNSFAPGHRQLWRPFVSFEQNEQSKSGDNGLNKGFSFIFHEDLLGACGNFQVEEPGLEYSFSSFDLNNPFSQVLHVECSFEPEGIASFSPSFKPKSILCSDSDSEVLHPRICGVDRTQYRAIRISPRTHFRPISASELSPGGGSESEFESEKDEGGIAVPSQVDVFEDPQADLKPLEEDAEKEGHYYGKSELESGKFLPRLKKSGMEKSAQTSLDSQEESAGMLPVGNQDPCLECSMKESLDGRVMESSKVNCRIVEPREETSRFCSCKAGCHFPMYEDNPVSSGELEERMSGSQEKQCWWEKALYSPLFPASQCEECYTNAKGENGVGEFADVKEISNDDEHLLDFNMVSSVYEARCADDINAEAKPNGFRKKIYSSDSSSSEETASEGGSEWADPYDGIHVTCKSILY
- the KIAA0232 gene encoding uncharacterized protein KIAA0232 homolog isoform X4 — translated: MSSGIETLVEELCSRLKDLQSKQEEKIHKKLEGSLSPETDLSPTAKDQVEMYYEAFPPLSEKPVCLQEIMTVWNKSKVCSYSSSSSSSTAPPTSTDTSSPKDCNSESEVTKDRSNKVSATVQERTQQKKSKNEKENKFSNNTVEEKPVLYKKQVRHKSEGKMRPRSWSSGSSEAGSSSSGNQGEYKASMKCIKVRHKTREVRNKKGRNGQSRLSVKSGEKADRKVHSGSSSSSSSGSVKQLCKRGKRPLKEIGRKEAGGSDGKDLYLDSRNEKEYKEEPLWYTEPITEYFVPLSRKSKLETTYRNREDICGVTSEAVEELSESVHGLCISNNNIHKTYLAAGTFIDGHFVEMPAVLNEDIDLAGTSICSQPEDDKYLDDVHLSELTHFYEVDIDQSMLDPGASDAMQGESRILNMIRQKSKEKTDFEAECCIVLDGMELQGESAIWTDSTSSVGAEGWFLQDLSNLAQFWECCSSSSSGDADGESFGGDSPIRFSPILDSTMLNSHMLAGNQELFSDINEGSGINSCFSVFEVQCSNSVLPFSFETLNLGNENADSSSTANILGKTQSRLLIWTKNSAFDENEHCSNLSTRTCSPWSHSEETRSDNETLNIPYEESTQFNAEDINYVVPRVSSSYVDEEILDFLPEETCQQQARTLGEMPTLIFKKKSKLESVCGIQLEQKAESKDYETTQGCSESSPHGDGYSSGVIKDIWTNMTDRNSAAMVEIEGIEDELFSTDVNNYCCCLDTEAKVETLQEPNKAVQRSEYHLWEGQKENLEKRAFVSNDLSKVDGGDYTTPSKPWDVNQDKENSFILGGVYGELKTFNSDGEWAVVPPSHSKGSLLQCAASDVVTIAGTDVFMTPGNSFAPGHRQLWRPFVSFEQNEQSKSGDNGLNKGFSFIFHEDLLGACGNFQVEEPGLEYSFSSFDLNNPFSQVLHVECSFEPEGIASFSPSFKPKSILCSDSDSEVLHPRICGVDRTQYRAIRISPRTHFRPISASELSPGGGSESEFESEKDEGGIAVPSQVDVFEDPQADLKPLEEDAEKEGHYYGKSELESGKFLPRLKKSGMEKSAQTSLDSQEESAGMLPVGNQDPCLECSMKESLDGRVMESSKVNCRIVEPREETSRFCSCKAGCHFPMYEDNPVSSGELEERMSGSQEKQCWWEKALYSPLFPASQCEECYTNAKGENGVGEFADVKEISNDDEHLLDFNMVSSVYEARCADDINAEAKPNGFRKKIYSSDSSSSEETASEGGSEWADPYDGIHVTCKSILY